In Rheinheimera sp. MM224, one DNA window encodes the following:
- the gndA gene encoding NADP-dependent phosphogluconate dehydrogenase, translated as MSETSVLCDIGFVGAGVMGKNLILNLADHGYRVAAFDLDHKKLEAVIAQDKAERGDKPARVICCSSYTELLSRLSSPHLVIVSVPAGKPVDDVCLKLIDAGIQADDIIVDTGNSLWTDTVRREKHYEGKFIFFSTAVSGGEVGARFGPSLMPSGDPYAWTRIEPIWRAIAAKVDPATGRPLERHEPGNPVIEGEPCATYIGPGGSGHYVKMVHNGIEYADMQLICEVYQVMRDALGMSAQQVSDVFKEWNQGILNSYLMEISAEVLATKDSETGLPLVDVILDKAGQKGTGLWTAVSSLELGCPAPTISEAVFARSMSTLKDQRVLASTLLSGPVREHCTNQTSEQMIKQLHDALYCAKICVYAQGFDLMKTAAAEHGWQLNFAEIAKIWRAGCIIRAVFLQSITEAYERNDDLQNLLLDPFFSKQISVNQMNWRRAVAEAAMTGIPVSALSSALSYYDSYRTAVLPANLLQGQRDYFGAHTFERTDKAKGKTFHVDWSHNDRPMQKIK; from the coding sequence ATGTCTGAGACATCCGTATTATGTGATATAGGTTTTGTCGGCGCAGGTGTAATGGGGAAGAACCTCATTTTAAATCTGGCTGATCACGGTTATCGGGTTGCCGCTTTTGATTTAGACCATAAAAAACTGGAAGCTGTTATAGCGCAGGACAAAGCCGAGCGGGGCGACAAACCGGCCCGTGTGATCTGCTGCAGCTCCTATACAGAACTTCTGTCGCGTTTATCTTCCCCTCATTTAGTTATTGTCTCTGTGCCAGCCGGCAAACCTGTCGATGACGTCTGCTTAAAGCTGATTGATGCAGGTATTCAGGCGGATGACATTATCGTCGATACAGGCAACAGCCTGTGGACTGACACAGTACGCCGTGAAAAACATTACGAAGGAAAGTTTATTTTCTTCAGTACTGCTGTATCCGGTGGTGAGGTCGGTGCCCGTTTTGGTCCTTCTTTAATGCCAAGTGGTGATCCTTATGCCTGGACCCGGATTGAACCTATTTGGCGTGCTATAGCAGCCAAAGTAGACCCGGCAACAGGTCGTCCGTTGGAGCGACACGAGCCAGGCAATCCTGTGATTGAAGGCGAGCCTTGTGCAACTTACATTGGACCTGGTGGCTCAGGCCATTACGTCAAAATGGTACACAACGGCATTGAATACGCCGATATGCAGCTGATTTGTGAAGTCTATCAGGTGATGCGTGATGCGTTAGGCATGAGCGCACAACAAGTGTCTGACGTCTTTAAAGAGTGGAATCAGGGCATACTAAATAGCTACCTGATGGAAATCAGCGCTGAAGTACTGGCGACTAAAGATTCAGAAACAGGTTTACCTTTGGTGGATGTGATTCTGGATAAAGCAGGCCAGAAAGGCACAGGCCTTTGGACTGCGGTCAGCAGTCTGGAATTAGGTTGCCCTGCACCAACCATCAGCGAAGCAGTGTTTGCCCGTTCTATGTCGACTTTAAAAGATCAACGTGTGTTGGCGTCGACCTTATTGTCCGGCCCTGTGCGCGAACATTGCACTAACCAGACTTCAGAGCAAATGATTAAACAGCTGCATGACGCGCTCTACTGCGCCAAAATCTGTGTCTACGCTCAGGGCTTCGATTTAATGAAGACCGCAGCAGCAGAGCATGGCTGGCAGCTGAACTTTGCTGAGATTGCAAAAATTTGGCGTGCAGGTTGTATTATCCGTGCAGTATTTTTGCAGTCTATTACTGAAGCTTACGAGCGTAACGACGATTTACAGAATTTGTTGCTGGATCCATTTTTCTCCAAACAAATTTCTGTCAATCAGATGAACTGGCGCCGCGCTGTGGCAGAAGCTGCAATGACAGGTATTCCGGTATCCGCATTGAGCTCGGCTTTAAGTTATTACGACTCGTACCGCACCGCTGTATTGCCTGCTAATTTGCTGCAAGGACAACGGGATTATTTTGGCGCTCATACTTTTGAGCGCACAGATAAAGCGAAAGGTAAAACTTTTCACGTCGACTGGAGTCATAACGACAGGCCGATGCAAAAAATTAAGTAA
- the msrB gene encoding peptide-methionine (R)-S-oxide reductase MsrB — MKKTEQEWRQQLNDEQYRVTRQKGTEYPFSGTLLHNKDTGCYHCVCCQQPLFDSADKFDSGCGWPSFSKAIKGQVKYEKDMSHGMNRIEILCQQCDAHLGHVFDDGPAPTGQRYCVNSVSLLFNPDVKISAE, encoded by the coding sequence ATGAAAAAAACTGAACAAGAGTGGCGCCAACAGTTAAACGATGAGCAATACAGAGTGACACGGCAAAAGGGCACTGAGTATCCTTTTAGCGGAACCTTGTTGCATAACAAAGACACGGGCTGTTATCACTGTGTCTGTTGCCAGCAACCCTTGTTTGATTCTGCAGACAAATTTGATTCAGGCTGCGGCTGGCCATCCTTTAGTAAAGCCATCAAAGGTCAGGTGAAATATGAAAAGGACATGTCGCACGGCATGAACCGTATTGAGATTTTATGCCAGCAGTGTGATGCGCATTTAGGCCATGTATTTGACGATGGCCCGGCACCAACCGGGCAACGTTATTGTGTCAACTCTGTGTCGTTGTTATTTAACCCTGACGTTAAAATTTCGGCGGAGTAA
- a CDS encoding DUF2989 domain-containing protein — translation MKYLVLSLSLLMLGACSEGELTLRAVCEKEPGMCNDLNDDSHCNLQRRDLIMQRYEEKHLPSDKNKYQLLVDFEKYSKCIELAAGIEHIKLKEKTSTRMVGYITSLKEIKRLSDDTISSDDPHLLYYHWSRNKSDSHLQRFLQAEQNNQLETPELQMALVSYYSKRDREKSIQLLHHALELYPPEPKIDPEIYASLSSMFYKKKDYASSYHWALLAQQSGAFNVELQELKIYLEQAKLDHEKIKETAEQTLAQLQLGQFTPPKF, via the coding sequence ATGAAATATTTGGTGTTAAGCCTTAGCCTGTTGATGTTGGGTGCCTGTTCTGAGGGAGAACTGACATTACGTGCTGTTTGTGAGAAAGAACCAGGGATGTGTAATGACTTAAATGACGACTCCCACTGCAATCTGCAACGCCGTGATTTAATTATGCAGCGTTATGAAGAAAAGCACCTGCCCTCAGACAAAAACAAATATCAGTTATTAGTCGATTTTGAAAAGTACTCAAAATGTATCGAGTTGGCCGCTGGTATTGAGCACATTAAGCTGAAAGAAAAAACCAGCACCCGTATGGTGGGTTATATAACCAGCCTGAAGGAAATCAAACGTTTAAGTGATGACACCATCAGCTCAGATGACCCGCATCTGTTGTATTACCACTGGTCACGTAATAAAAGTGACAGCCATCTGCAGCGTTTTTTACAGGCTGAACAAAATAATCAGTTAGAAACGCCAGAACTACAAATGGCGCTGGTCAGTTATTACAGCAAAAGAGACAGAGAAAAAAGCATTCAGCTGTTGCACCACGCTTTGGAGCTGTACCCACCAGAGCCTAAGATTGATCCGGAAATTTATGCGTCCTTAAGTAGCATGTTCTATAAGAAAAAAGACTACGCCAGTTCGTATCACTGGGCACTTCTGGCGCAGCAAAGTGGTGCTTTTAATGTGGAACTGCAGGAATTAAAAATTTATCTGGAGCAGGCAAAGCTGGATCACGAAAAAATTAAAGAAACAGCTGAGCAGACCCTGGCTCAGCTGCAACTGGGTCAGTTTACTCCGCCGAAATTTTAA
- a CDS encoding glyceraldehyde-3-phosphate dehydrogenase, giving the protein MTLSHEEQYQRSWQERQEYAENMQPIIGRLYRNKGIEVVVYGRPLVNATTIDIIKAHKTVERFEHQKLRLRESFPLLEAISTMDLAPGRVDIGKLAFAYLYKNAGEGQSLQQYLDNQLSEILHRDDQIKPVDVVLYGFGRIGRLLARLMLERSGPSSKLRLRAIVVRGGRKGDLEKRASLLRRDSIHGPFNGSITVDEENVGIKANGTFIKVIYADSPELVDYTQYGIHDALVVDNTGIWKDDKELSIHFKSKGAAKVLLTAPAKGDVHNVVYGVNHSMIQPEDRIVSAASCTTNAITPVLKALNDEYGIKNGHVETVHSYTNDQNLIDNYHKAERRGRAAPLNMVITSTGAASAVAKALPELKGKLTGNAIRVPTPNVSMAILSLNLNKETNREELNNYLQKVALFSELQDQIDFTSSTEIVSSDLVGSRYAGVVDSQATIVQDDRCVLYVWYDNEFGYSTQVIRVMNEMAGIKYPTLPVNK; this is encoded by the coding sequence ATGACTCTATCACACGAAGAACAGTATCAACGCAGCTGGCAGGAACGCCAGGAGTACGCTGAGAATATGCAACCGATCATAGGTCGCTTGTATCGTAATAAAGGCATTGAAGTTGTGGTTTATGGCCGTCCTCTGGTAAATGCGACAACAATTGACATCATTAAAGCTCATAAAACAGTCGAACGTTTTGAGCATCAGAAATTACGTTTAAGAGAAAGTTTCCCTTTATTAGAAGCAATCTCCACTATGGATCTGGCGCCAGGCCGCGTCGATATTGGTAAGTTGGCCTTTGCCTATTTGTACAAAAATGCGGGTGAAGGCCAAAGCTTGCAGCAGTATTTAGATAATCAGCTGTCTGAAATATTACATCGTGACGATCAAATCAAACCGGTGGACGTGGTGCTTTATGGTTTTGGCCGTATCGGTCGCCTTTTAGCCCGTCTGATGCTGGAGCGTTCAGGCCCAAGCAGCAAGTTGCGTTTACGCGCCATCGTCGTACGTGGTGGACGCAAAGGTGATTTAGAGAAACGCGCCAGCCTGCTGCGCCGAGATTCCATCCATGGCCCATTTAACGGCAGCATCACAGTGGATGAAGAAAACGTCGGCATTAAAGCCAACGGTACTTTTATCAAAGTCATTTATGCCGACTCACCTGAACTGGTGGATTACACCCAATATGGCATTCACGATGCGTTGGTAGTAGATAACACCGGGATTTGGAAAGATGACAAAGAGTTATCTATTCACTTCAAATCCAAAGGCGCAGCCAAAGTATTGCTGACAGCTCCTGCTAAAGGCGATGTGCATAACGTAGTGTACGGTGTGAATCACAGCATGATCCAGCCTGAAGACCGTATCGTATCAGCGGCCAGCTGCACCACCAATGCGATTACGCCTGTATTAAAAGCGCTGAACGATGAGTACGGTATTAAAAACGGTCACGTTGAGACTGTGCATTCGTACACCAACGATCAAAACTTAATAGACAACTACCACAAAGCTGAGCGCCGTGGTCGTGCTGCACCTTTGAATATGGTCATCACTTCTACAGGTGCTGCCAGTGCAGTTGCTAAGGCGTTGCCTGAACTAAAAGGCAAACTGACAGGCAATGCTATTCGTGTTCCAACACCTAACGTGTCTATGGCGATTTTGTCGCTGAATTTGAATAAAGAAACTAACCGTGAAGAGCTGAATAACTATTTGCAAAAAGTGGCGCTGTTTTCTGAGCTGCAGGATCAAATCGATTTCACCAGCTCCACTGAAATTGTTTCCAGCGACTTAGTAGGCTCACGTTATGCTGGCGTGGTCGACTCTCAGGCGACCATAGTTCAGGATGACCGCTGCGTATTATACGTATGGTACGACAACGAATTTGGTTACAGCACTCAGGTCATTCGGGTGATGAATGAAATGGCAGGTATTAAATATCCAACCTTGCCAGTCAATAAGTAG
- a CDS encoding M14-type cytosolic carboxypeptidase, producing MKITCNFDSGNIDVIKAEHPADIQLAIRKDHNSDFYQWFHFRLHSQSAEPHTIRIVNVKDSAYPDGWKGYQAVASYDRENWFRVETQLVNDELVISHYPEAESVYFAYFAPYSYERHMDLLHSAQSSGMAQIVELGETLDGRDMSMLVVGEPDDGKKKIWITARQHPGESMAEWFVEGLLDRLLDEDDGVSRTLLEKAVFYIVPNMNPDGSVRGHLRTNAAGVNLNREWQTPSMEKSPEVYLVRQQMLDTGVDMLLDVHGDENLPYNFVAGAEGVPSYNAKMQQLETAFKNALLVVTPEFQTEFGYELDEPGKANLTIASTWVAEQFKCLSYTLEMPFKDNANLPDLAYGWSDVRSMKLGQDSLVAVLAVVDQLR from the coding sequence ATGAAAATTACCTGTAATTTTGACAGCGGTAATATTGACGTGATCAAAGCCGAACATCCTGCTGATATTCAGCTGGCGATCCGTAAAGACCACAACTCTGATTTCTACCAATGGTTCCATTTCCGTTTACATTCTCAAAGTGCCGAACCTCACACTATTCGTATCGTTAATGTCAAAGATTCTGCTTATCCGGATGGCTGGAAAGGTTATCAGGCTGTTGCATCCTATGACCGTGAAAATTGGTTCAGAGTAGAAACCCAACTGGTTAATGACGAGCTGGTGATCAGCCATTACCCTGAAGCTGAATCTGTGTATTTTGCTTATTTTGCTCCGTACAGCTACGAACGTCATATGGACTTGTTACATTCAGCACAAAGCTCTGGTATGGCGCAAATCGTAGAGCTGGGTGAAACCCTGGATGGCCGTGATATGAGCATGCTGGTGGTCGGTGAGCCTGATGATGGTAAGAAAAAAATCTGGATCACCGCACGTCAACACCCAGGCGAGTCTATGGCTGAATGGTTTGTTGAAGGCCTGTTAGACCGACTGCTGGACGAAGACGATGGCGTGTCCCGTACTTTATTAGAAAAAGCAGTATTTTACATAGTGCCAAATATGAACCCGGATGGCAGCGTGCGCGGTCATTTACGTACTAACGCTGCTGGTGTGAATTTAAACCGTGAATGGCAAACGCCAAGCATGGAAAAGAGCCCTGAAGTGTATTTAGTACGCCAGCAGATGCTGGACACTGGCGTTGATATGCTGCTGGACGTGCATGGTGATGAAAACCTGCCGTATAACTTTGTTGCAGGTGCTGAAGGTGTGCCTTCATACAATGCCAAAATGCAGCAATTAGAAACAGCATTTAAAAATGCGTTATTGGTCGTGACCCCGGAATTTCAGACTGAATTTGGTTATGAGCTGGACGAGCCGGGCAAAGCGAACCTGACTATTGCTTCTACCTGGGTTGCCGAACAGTTTAAGTGTCTGTCTTACACCCTTGAAATGCCGTTTAAAGACAACGCCAATTTACCCGATCTGGCTTATGGCTGGTCTGATGTTCGGTCAATGAAACTAGGGCAGGATAGCTTAGTGGCAGTGCTGGCTGTGGTTGATCAACTGCGTTAA
- a CDS encoding zinc ribbon domain-containing protein, with amino-acid sequence MAIISCPRCAKKISDKSQTCQHCQLDLTGMSAEKKHNLAVQSLDKKIQGALNQSMLALILFLAGFCFLYFWALEPDGYETIVSQGMIAAGFLWYIYARARLIYLKRKN; translated from the coding sequence ATGGCAATTATTTCCTGCCCACGTTGTGCTAAAAAGATTTCGGATAAAAGCCAGACCTGTCAGCATTGTCAGTTGGATTTAACCGGTATGTCAGCGGAAAAGAAACATAATTTGGCTGTACAGAGTCTGGACAAAAAAATTCAGGGCGCTTTGAATCAATCCATGTTGGCTTTGATACTTTTCTTAGCCGGATTTTGCTTTTTGTATTTTTGGGCTTTAGAACCGGACGGGTATGAAACTATTGTTTCGCAAGGCATGATTGCTGCTGGTTTTCTTTGGTATATCTATGCCCGTGCTCGTCTGATTTATCTGAAGCGAAAAAATTAG
- a CDS encoding YeaC family protein produces the protein MDFKALVLAMSPDTYQSLLETVATGRWADGVALSDMQKAHTQQLVMAYQAYVLKSTEPYTIGADGQMVVKSKAEMKKQFPQDSSIARFAHDDL, from the coding sequence ATGGATTTCAAAGCTCTTGTACTGGCGATGTCGCCTGACACCTATCAATCCTTATTAGAGACAGTAGCTACCGGCCGTTGGGCCGATGGTGTTGCGCTTTCCGATATGCAAAAAGCTCACACTCAGCAATTGGTGATGGCTTATCAGGCTTACGTACTTAAATCCACCGAGCCCTACACCATAGGGGCGGATGGTCAGATGGTGGTTAAATCCAAAGCTGAAATGAAAAAACAATTCCCTCAGGACTCTTCGATAGCAAGGTTTGCGCATGATGATCTTTAA
- a CDS encoding DUF349 domain-containing protein, which produces MMIFKRWFAPKWQHKDAAVRQQAIAGLSVDAQHKEILHELAFNDGHEAVRRAALEKLNEFSLWWQASKQDNAERLKHYAETQLVQMVLENRISAPLKRQFIEECHRSSILEKLAQTETDADIRFSLIMRLKKTDLILTNLQQDLLSLEQKRQLLALITEPKQLEKLSKQLAEPLASELKQQLQQQQEAKDKPVQVRKVVNLLLAKLNAVRERGDLVQMQQKWQQYQQEWDTVQSDLALLDDATELTQKYNKIKLLTEAAWAPLVKEQQQQLAQQQKVAALKQQQQQFETKLQALQQQLSQLMSEGRLDETDPLAAEAATLLQQVSQSDLASVVKASLQKSLTAFERQLQQLPAQAEQLFKLTRLLADWSAATVPADATQFQHIEAKYQQWQQEWSKGRKTLGAMLPDSLADAQQQLNAQWQAVMVGFAGQAEKDLKSLRSKLAEFRRLYEAGRYKVLFGLFKGIQQSYAELTPAQQQQLAKDYQAAEQQLQHLNELQNYIATPRKQELVTQMQALAVATDVAAPERAEQVKLARANWQTLGRADEAVEADLNQAFNLACEQAFAPCRDYFAAQDEQRKQNALIKQQILADLTALLELPLDKSFDSQLTRLQKNWRESGPTESGLYKELSAQFKTLVDQLKGRVRGQHEQNLAEKQQLIQKAQQLLTLSVDEAVAGAKKLQQDWKQIGFAGKTDQQLWSEFRVVCDQIFANKTAAKQQQDQQWADQQQQAEAQFAEVATQCAQAVTVSELHAAQGALKALDLPAKSVLLQQKQQLLAEVQQKLETLEHSAFNASYQQLFATLEQADVTAEAIPVRFREDFAKGNESQLTRAQLTTAIELISGKDCVAADKAQVQLQLLSDKHNSGTSLTVDALLKRWLSFGAVKAEEQGLVQRLKAVFA; this is translated from the coding sequence ATGATGATCTTTAAACGTTGGTTTGCGCCGAAATGGCAACACAAAGATGCTGCAGTGCGGCAACAGGCAATTGCCGGGTTAAGTGTGGATGCCCAGCACAAAGAAATTTTGCACGAGCTGGCCTTTAATGATGGCCACGAGGCTGTGCGTCGTGCAGCTTTGGAAAAACTCAATGAGTTTTCCTTATGGTGGCAAGCCAGTAAACAAGACAACGCTGAACGTTTAAAACACTATGCTGAAACTCAACTGGTGCAGATGGTACTGGAAAATCGCATTTCAGCACCTTTGAAGCGTCAGTTTATTGAAGAATGTCACAGAAGCAGCATTTTAGAAAAGTTAGCCCAAACCGAAACAGACGCTGATATTCGTTTCTCACTGATTATGCGCCTGAAAAAGACAGATCTGATCCTGACCAATTTGCAGCAAGACCTGCTGAGTCTGGAACAAAAACGTCAGTTACTTGCTTTAATCACCGAACCAAAGCAGTTAGAAAAACTGAGCAAACAACTGGCAGAACCTTTAGCAAGCGAGTTAAAGCAGCAGTTGCAACAACAGCAAGAAGCCAAGGACAAACCTGTTCAGGTGCGAAAAGTGGTTAACCTGCTGTTGGCAAAATTAAATGCTGTGCGTGAGCGCGGTGATTTAGTTCAGATGCAGCAAAAGTGGCAGCAGTACCAGCAAGAATGGGACACTGTGCAGTCTGATCTGGCTCTGCTGGATGATGCTACGGAACTGACGCAAAAATATAATAAAATCAAATTATTGACCGAAGCCGCATGGGCGCCGCTGGTAAAAGAGCAGCAACAACAGCTGGCTCAACAGCAAAAAGTTGCCGCGCTGAAACAGCAGCAACAACAGTTTGAAACCAAACTGCAGGCTTTACAGCAGCAGTTATCCCAGCTGATGTCTGAAGGACGGCTGGATGAAACTGATCCATTGGCTGCAGAAGCTGCCACATTGCTACAGCAAGTCTCACAAAGTGATTTAGCCTCTGTAGTAAAAGCCAGTCTGCAAAAATCCCTGACAGCCTTTGAGCGTCAATTGCAGCAGTTGCCAGCTCAGGCTGAACAGTTATTTAAATTAACCCGCTTGTTGGCTGACTGGTCTGCTGCAACTGTCCCGGCAGATGCAACGCAGTTTCAGCACATCGAAGCTAAATACCAGCAATGGCAGCAGGAATGGAGCAAAGGCCGCAAGACCTTAGGCGCTATGTTGCCAGACAGTCTGGCGGATGCTCAGCAGCAATTAAATGCCCAGTGGCAAGCCGTGATGGTTGGTTTTGCCGGCCAGGCCGAAAAAGATCTGAAGTCATTGCGTTCAAAACTTGCTGAATTCCGCCGTTTGTATGAAGCAGGGCGTTATAAAGTATTGTTTGGCCTTTTTAAAGGTATCCAACAAAGTTATGCCGAATTAACCCCGGCTCAGCAGCAACAGCTGGCAAAAGACTATCAGGCGGCAGAGCAGCAACTGCAGCATCTGAATGAGTTACAAAACTACATCGCCACACCTCGTAAGCAAGAACTGGTCACTCAAATGCAAGCTTTGGCTGTAGCCACAGATGTGGCAGCGCCAGAGCGTGCTGAACAAGTGAAGTTAGCCAGAGCCAACTGGCAGACCTTAGGTCGTGCCGATGAAGCTGTAGAAGCCGATTTGAATCAGGCCTTTAATCTGGCTTGTGAGCAAGCTTTTGCACCTTGCCGTGACTATTTCGCAGCACAGGACGAGCAACGTAAACAAAATGCGTTGATTAAACAGCAAATTCTGGCGGATTTAACTGCGTTATTGGAGCTGCCTTTAGACAAGAGCTTTGATAGTCAGTTGACCAGATTACAAAAAAACTGGCGAGAAAGTGGCCCAACAGAATCTGGCCTTTATAAAGAACTTTCAGCCCAGTTTAAAACTCTGGTTGATCAGCTTAAAGGTCGCGTTCGTGGTCAACATGAACAGAATTTAGCGGAAAAACAACAGCTGATTCAAAAAGCACAACAGTTGCTGACGTTATCCGTTGATGAAGCAGTGGCTGGCGCTAAAAAGCTGCAGCAAGACTGGAAACAGATTGGTTTTGCCGGCAAAACGGACCAGCAACTCTGGTCGGAGTTCCGCGTCGTCTGCGATCAGATTTTTGCCAATAAAACCGCAGCTAAACAGCAGCAAGATCAGCAGTGGGCTGATCAGCAACAGCAAGCTGAAGCTCAGTTTGCCGAAGTTGCAACACAATGTGCACAAGCTGTCACTGTGTCAGAACTACATGCTGCCCAAGGCGCATTAAAAGCGCTGGACCTTCCAGCCAAATCTGTTTTATTGCAGCAAAAGCAGCAGTTGTTAGCCGAAGTACAGCAGAAGCTGGAGACATTAGAGCACTCTGCTTTTAATGCCAGCTATCAACAATTGTTTGCTACGCTTGAACAAGCTGATGTAACAGCTGAGGCTATTCCAGTGCGTTTTCGTGAAGACTTCGCTAAAGGTAATGAGTCACAGCTGACAAGGGCTCAGCTCACTACTGCTATTGAGCTTATCAGTGGAAAAGATTGTGTCGCCGCGGATAAAGCACAAGTGCAACTGCAGTTGTTGTCGGATAAACACAATTCCGGCACCAGCCTGACGGTTGACGCTTTATTAAAACGTTGGTTAAGTTTTGGTGCTGTGAAAGCAGAAGAGCAGGGCTTAGTACAACGGTTAAAAGCTGTATTTGCGTAA
- the ansA gene encoding asparaginase, translating into MNKKRIYVAYTGGTIGMQQSSNGFVPVPGFLSDTVKSMPEFYRSEMPEFDIHEYHPVIDSSDMTPAHWLEIATDIQSHYADYDGFVVLHGTDTMAYTASALSFMLEDLAKPVIVTGSQIPLAQLRSDGQVNLLNALYLAAYYPIAEVALFFNNKLFRGNRATKADADGFDAFASPNFSPLIEAGIHINLISGHLASTAVTKALKIAQITPQPISVVTLYPGISAEVIKNMAAAPIKALIIKSYGVGNAPQQPELLEALTEASKRGTIIVNCTQCFKGKVNMGGYATGNALRACGVISGYDMTLEATLTKLHYLLSQPLSTEQVRLFMQQSLRGELTL; encoded by the coding sequence ATGAATAAAAAACGAATTTATGTCGCCTACACAGGCGGAACTATAGGTATGCAGCAATCCAGTAATGGTTTTGTGCCTGTGCCAGGCTTTTTATCCGATACCGTTAAAAGTATGCCAGAGTTTTACCGCTCAGAAATGCCGGAATTTGATATTCACGAATACCATCCGGTGATTGACTCCTCCGATATGACCCCAGCGCACTGGCTGGAAATCGCCACTGACATTCAAAGTCATTATGCCGACTACGATGGTTTTGTTGTACTGCATGGCACTGATACCATGGCTTACACTGCCTCTGCTTTGTCATTTATGCTGGAAGATTTAGCCAAGCCCGTTATTGTGACCGGCTCACAAATTCCATTGGCGCAATTACGCTCTGACGGCCAGGTGAATTTACTCAATGCTCTCTATTTAGCGGCTTATTATCCTATCGCTGAAGTGGCGTTATTTTTTAATAATAAACTTTTTCGTGGAAACCGGGCGACAAAGGCTGATGCAGATGGCTTTGATGCTTTTGCATCTCCGAACTTTTCACCGCTGATTGAAGCTGGTATTCATATCAATTTAATCTCAGGTCATCTGGCCTCGACTGCCGTAACCAAAGCCTTAAAAATTGCGCAAATCACACCTCAGCCTATTAGTGTCGTGACGCTGTATCCTGGTATCAGCGCTGAAGTGATTAAAAATATGGCGGCCGCCCCTATCAAGGCGCTGATCATTAAATCCTATGGTGTAGGCAACGCACCACAGCAACCGGAGCTGTTGGAAGCTCTGACTGAAGCTTCTAAGCGCGGCACTATTATTGTCAACTGTACCCAATGTTTTAAAGGCAAAGTGAATATGGGGGGATATGCCACAGGCAATGCCCTGCGAGCTTGTGGTGTGATCAGTGGTTACGATATGACACTGGAAGCCACCTTAACCAAACTACATTATTTACTCAGCCAACCTTTAAGCACTGAACAAGTGCGGCTCTTTATGCAACAAAGTTTGCGTGGTGAGTTAACGCTTTAA
- the uvrY gene encoding UvrY/SirA/GacA family response regulator transcription factor, which yields MINVLLVDDHELVRTGISRILMDERGIKVIGEAISGEAAIQFCRAQTPDVVLMDMNMPGMGGMTATKRILHYCPEIKVLALSVSCEEPVPTKVMQLGAAGFISKNAAPSEMVSAIRKVHAGERYISGEVAQKMAMSRVTSSNQNPFEELSDREMQIMLMITRGQKVNDIAEQLNVSAKTVNSYRYRMFEKLDISGDVELTHLALRHGMIDIAKL from the coding sequence TTGATTAATGTGTTATTGGTGGATGATCACGAGCTGGTTCGTACCGGCATCAGTCGTATACTAATGGACGAACGTGGCATCAAGGTCATAGGTGAAGCTATTTCCGGTGAAGCGGCCATCCAATTTTGTCGCGCCCAGACACCAGATGTGGTGTTGATGGATATGAATATGCCTGGTATGGGTGGTATGACAGCGACCAAACGTATATTGCATTATTGTCCTGAGATTAAAGTTCTGGCGTTATCTGTCTCCTGTGAAGAGCCTGTTCCTACCAAAGTGATGCAACTCGGTGCTGCAGGTTTTATTTCGAAAAATGCTGCTCCATCAGAAATGGTCAGTGCTATACGCAAAGTGCATGCAGGCGAGCGTTATATCTCTGGTGAAGTCGCACAAAAGATGGCGATGAGCCGTGTCACCAGCAGTAACCAGAATCCATTTGAAGAATTATCCGACCGTGAAATGCAGATTATGTTGATGATCACCCGTGGTCAGAAGGTCAACGACATAGCGGAGCAGTTGAATGTCAGTGCTAAAACGGTCAATTCCTACCGCTATCGTATGTTTGAAAAACTGGATATCAGCGGCGATGTCGAGTTGACTCACTTAGCTTTGCGCCACGGCATGATCGACATTGCGAAGTTATAA